Proteins from a single region of Nerophis ophidion isolate RoL-2023_Sa linkage group LG10, RoL_Noph_v1.0, whole genome shotgun sequence:
- the LOC133560903 gene encoding calcium/calmodulin-dependent protein kinase type II delta chain-like, which produces MFIPLFLLLLSVKGISSSVSLQLSGKPLDVVGGRKQEVMEATRKLIAAIMDGDYYTYKNMTVPGLTSFEPEALGHRVEGMDFHRFIFDYASNMLGFTHTTLLSPHVHLLGDHAACVSYIRLTQYANQPPGSVRTTASEETRVWHHRDGRWRNVHFHRSGSPTFPTTKDL; this is translated from the exons ATGTTTATTCCACTGTTCTTgcttttactctctgtaaagggaataagcagcagtGTCAGTCTGCAGCTGTCTGGGAAACCACTTGACGTTGTTGGAG GTCGTAAGCAGGAGGTGATGGAGGCCACCCGGAAGCTGATCGCGGCCATTATGGACGGAGACTATTACACATACAA gaATATGACCGTTCCAGGCCTGACGTCCTTTGAACCAGAAGCTTTAGGCCACCGCGTGGAGGGAATGGACTTCCATCGCTTCATCTTTGACTACG CCAGCAATATGTTAGGTTTTACCCACACCACCCTTCTCAGCCCCCATGTCCACCTGCTGGGCGACCACGCCGCCTGCGTCTCCTACATCCGTCTCACGCAGTACGCCAACCAGCCCCCGGGCAGTGTTCGCACCACCGCATCCGAGGAGACTCGAGTCTGGCATCATCGTGACGGACGGTGGCGCAATGTTCACTTTCATCGATCCGGCTCACCCACATTTCCCACAACTAAAGATCTCTAG